From Carassius gibelio isolate Cgi1373 ecotype wild population from Czech Republic chromosome B21, carGib1.2-hapl.c, whole genome shotgun sequence, the proteins below share one genomic window:
- the ripply3 gene encoding protein ripply3: MSKNCLFGSSLVLSCGCAHSGTRPPLGACASSPVCGSARSVWKMLPVSSDADRMLGCPVIWRPWDRSTREIQLNKVVSGGLRRVQTSEDVFQHPVRLFLPRSRMQEYLSRLGRTVLDSFPVQATLHFYNDEDSSSEEDEDEADAH, encoded by the exons ATGTCAAAGAATTGTTTGTTTGGTTCATCACTCGTACTGAGTTGCGGGTGCGCGCACTCGGGAACACGCCCACCTCTCGGCGCGTGCGCGTCTTCCCCCGTGTGCGGGAGCGCGCGCTCAGTGTGGAAGATGCTGCCGGTGAGTTCAGACGCGGATCGGATGCTCGG TTGTCCTGTGATATGGAGACCCTGGGATCGTTCAACAAGAGAGATCCAATTAAATAAA GTGGTTTCTGGAGGTTTGAGGCGAGTTCAGACTTCTGAAGATGTTTTCCAGCATCCTGTGAG GCTGTTTCTGCCCAGGTCCAGGATGCAGGAGTATCTGTCTCGTCTGGGCCGGACGGTTCTGGACAGTTTCCCCGTTCAGGCCACACTGCACTTTTACAACGATGAAGACTCCAGCtctgaggaggatgaggatgaagcAGACGCTCATTAA